Proteins encoded in a region of the Populus nigra chromosome 3, ddPopNigr1.1, whole genome shotgun sequence genome:
- the LOC133689979 gene encoding uncharacterized protein LOC133689979 isoform X1 has translation MDKETDLLSRLAANHLHLAQFEPLRAILTSLRTKNPDLALAILQTIVSNSGRFDNILWSQSCPNPSLLTFLSTLELLQLNNPTSHTWRFDSVTLRLRVEFLLLIQLLIDRVTESLRKNVDLDRFEKEEGEIGLGESSGGRGEEEEEEEEGFLDNFEGLKDGSGELEVLDKVLEFGVKRLKGDVDLDGNEVGGSGRGEGSSSGGVVAIEEGEMMCLRKVILDNADVFDALCWNVESQMKGMKVENENSGMEVTVRGEESEKVEEEGVELFDLIRKCVQLAHLDAMKECSKEGDEGVFSHIRFLHLDRGLEESEYRIVLQDLLVRVLSTRKGYGTSWHVMQEKLLRIYEEALSSNCRDLVEMIQVIQDDLLRQEIEMSQAHADKQIPLPLEHFQGYLMEMKLDEDSNDPAFSFSRAVSICMREMYHYARVSEVHVLECFMDTALSAVKREQLQEASYFLTLFPRLRPLVAAMGWDLLAGKTTARRKLMQLLWTSRKSQILRLEESATYGNQLDEMSCVEHLCDSLCYQLDLASFVSCVNSGQSWNSKSSLLLSGNQQIISASEDNHSEHFVENFVLERLSVQSPLRVLFDVVPTMKFQDAIELISMQPICSDIAAWKRMQDIELMHMRYALESTVLALGVMERCTTDERQSHLQVALCHLKDLRNHLEAITNIPRKILMVNVIISLLHMDDISLNLTHCASPGSNSESSSTCAWDHTDVTFCEGGKEMVISFTGLLLDILHRNLPPGLIEEHTPNDGMSIDGRQALEWRISIARHFIEDWQWRLSVLQSLLPLSECQWGWKEALTVLRAAPSKLLNLCMQRAKYDIGEEAVHRFSLSAEDRATLELAEWVDGAVRRASESRLVEDAVSRAVHGTSAVQDLDFSSLRSQLGSLAAILLCIDVAATSARSAHMSQQLLDQAQVMLSEIYPGASPKIGSTYWDQILEVGIISVSRRVLKRLHEFLEQGDGPGLQAFLAGEIIISSSKELLRQGQRERTLAILHQMIEDAHRGKRQFLSGKLHNLARAIADEETEVNIVKGDNPYAERKLLSHFDKEGVLGLGLKVAKQTPKSSAGGETSLQSVGYDIKDTGKRLFGPLSAKPTTYLSQFILHIAAIGDIVDGTDTTHDFNFFSLVYEWPKDLLTRLVFDRGSTDAAGKVADIMCADFVHEVISACVPPVYPPRSGHAWACIPVAATFHKSYAENKVLSPACKEAKPNCYSSFSATPGIPLYPLQLDIVKHLVKISPVRAVLACVFGRSILYSGSDSSISGSMDDGSLQEPDNDRLFYEFALDQSERFPTLNRWIQMQTNLHRVSEFAVTSGRKADAGEVKADTRVAIKRFRERDSDTESEVDDTFGSSTISTTLPDLGSQGGSAPEPQEDSSKSDAVELDTTAFLSLDWENEEPYEKAVERLISEGKLMDALALSDRFLRDGASNQLLQLLIERREEDHPFSGPQGYGGHRIWSNSWQYCLRLKDKQLAARLALKYMHRWELDAALDVLTMCSCHLPESDPVRNEVLQRRKALQRYNHILTADDHYSSWQEVEEECKKDPEGLALRLAGKGAVSAALEVAESAGLSTDLRRELKGRQLVKLLTADPLNGGGPAEASRFLSSLRDSDDALPVAMGAMQLLPNLRSKQLLVHFFLKRRDGNLSDVEVARLNSWALGLRVLAALPLPWQQRCSSLHEHPHLILEVLLMRKQLQSAALILKEFPSLRDNILVVSYAAKAIAVIINSPAREPRISVSGTRPKPKTRAGVPARSSFTSSLNNLQKEARRAFSWAPRNNGDKNATKDSYRKRKSSGLPPTERVAWEAMTGIQEDHASSYSTDGQERLPSVSIAEEWMLTGDAIKDEAVRTSHRYESAPDIILFKALLSLCSDELMAAKSALDLCMNQMKNVLSARQLSENASTETIGRAYHATETFVQGLLYTKSLLRKLVGGSDLSSNSERSRDADDASSDAGNSSVGSQSTDEPSEILSQADIWLGRAELLQSLLGSGIAASLEDIADKESSARLRDRLIVDEQYSMAVYTCRKCKIDVFPVWNAWGHALIRMEHYAQARVKFKQALQLHKGDPTAIIQEIINTIEGGPPVDVSAVRSMYEHLARSAPTILDDSLSADSYLNVLNMPSTFPRSERSRRYQESANNNSAYSSEFEDGPRSNLDSVRYVECVNYLQEYARQHLLGFMFRHGHYTDACMLFFPQNAVPPPPQPSAMGVATSSSSPQRLDPLATDYGNIDDLCDLCIGYGAMNVLEEVISTRIASAKQQDVNQHTAAVLARICTYCETHRHFNYLYQFQVIKKDHVAAGLCCIQLFMNSFSQEEAVKHLENAKMHFDEGLSARYKGGDSTKLVTKGVRGKSASEKLTEEGLVKFSARVSIQVEVVKSSNDSDGPQWKHSLFGNPNDTETFRRRCEIAETLVEKNFDLAFQIIYEFNLPAVDIYAGVAASLAERKRGSQLTEFFRNIKGTIDDDDWDQVLGAAINIYANKHKERPDRLIGMLTSSHRKVLACVVCGRLKSAFQIASRSGSVADVQYVAHQALHANALPVLDMCKQWLAQYM, from the exons ATGGACAAAGAAACCGACCTTCTCTCTCGCCTAGCAGCGAACCATCTCCACTTAGCTCAATTCGAGCCATTACGAGCCATCCTCACATCTCTCCGCACCAAAAATCCTGACCTCGCTCTCGCAATTCTCCAAACCATAGTATCCAATTCTGGCAGGTTCGATAACATTCTCTGGTCCCAATCTTGCCCTAATCCATCACTCCTCACATTTTTATCAACCCTAGAGCTCTTACAACTTAACAATCCGACTTCGCATACATGGCGCTTCGATTCCGTTACGCTTCGGTTGCGTGTAgagtttttgttgttgattcAACTTTTGATTGATCGCGTGACGGAGAGTTTGCGCAAGAATGTCGATCTCGATAGGTTTGAGAAAGAAGAGGGGGAAATTGGCTTGGGAGAGAGTTCTGGAGGAaggggggaggaggaggaggaggaggaggaggggtttttagataattttgaggGTTTGAAGGATGGGAGTGGTGAGTTAGAGGTTTTGGATAAGGTTTTGGAGTTTGGTGTGAAGAGATTGAAGGGTGATGTGGATTTGGACGGGAATGAAGTGGGAGGGAGTGGGAGAGGGGAGGGTTCCAGTTCGGGTGGTGTTGTGGCAATTGAGGAAGGGGAGATGATGTGTTTGAGGAAGGTGATTTTGGACAATGCGGATGTTTTTGATGCGTTGTGTTGGAATGTAGAGAGCCAAATGAAGGGGATGAAGGTTGAGAATGAGAATTCAGGTATGGAGGTAACGGTGAGGGGGGAGGAGAGTGAGAAAGTGGAGGAGGAAGGTGTGGagttgtttgatttgattagaAAGTGTGTGCAGTTAGCGCATTTGGATGCAATGAAGGAGTGTTCAAAAGAGGGAGATGAAGGAGTTTTTTCACATATCCGCTTTCTTCATCTCGATCGTGGCCTGGAGGAGAGTGAGTATCG CATTGTGCTGCAAGACCTCCTTGTGAGGGTTTTGTCAACAAGGAAAGGATATGGAACCTCATGGCATGTCATGCAAGAAAAGTTGCTTCGGATCTATGAAGAGGCTCTTTCATCGAATTGTAGAGATCTTGTTGAAATGATTCAG GTTATCCAGGATGACTTGCTCCGTCAAGAGATTGAGATGTCTCAAGCACATGCTGACAAACAAATTCCACTCCCTTTAGAGCACTTTCAGGGGTATCTTATGGAAATGAAACTGGATGAAGATTCAAATGACCCAGCTTTTTCCTTCAGTAGGGCTGTCAGTATTTGCATGAGAGAGATGTACCACTATGCTCGTGTTTCAGAAGTACATGTACTTGAATGCTTCATGGATACAGCCCTCTCGGCTGTCAAGAGGGAGCAGCTTCAAGAAGCTAGCTAT TTTCTCACGCTGTTTCCACGGCTTAGGCCCCTAGTAGCTGCCATGGGTTGGGATCTGTTGGCAGGTAAAACAACTGCTCGGAGGAAATTAATGCAACTTCTCTGGACAAGCAGGAAGTCGCAAATACTTCGACTAGAAGAGTCTGCAACATATGGTAATCAATTGGATGAG ATGTCTTGCGTGGAGCATCTATGTGATTCATTATGTTATCAGCTTGATCTTGCCTCTTTTGTTTCTTGTGTCAATTCTGGTCAATCATGGAATTCAAAGTCATCACTGTTGTTGTCTGGAAACCAACAAATAATTTCTGCAAGCGAGGATAATCATTCAGAACATTTTGTTGAAAACTTTGTGCTGGAAAGACTTTCTGTTCAAAGCCCTCTTCGC gtattgtttgatgttgttcCAACCATGAAGTTTCAGGATGCTATTGAATTAATTAGCATGCAGCCAATTTGTTCTGACATAGCAGCCTGGAAAAG AATGCAAGATATTGAACTAATGCACATGCGTTATGCTCTGGAATCAACTGTTCTTGCATTGGGAGTGATGGAGAGGTGTACGACTGATGAAAGACAGAGTCATCTTCAAGTGGCTCTTTGCCACTTGAAAGACTTGAGGAACCACTTGGAGGCTATTACCAATATTCCACGCAAG ATATTGATGGTGAATGTTATAATTTCACTTTTACATATGGATGATATCTCTCTCAATTTGACGCATTGTGCCTCACCAGGGAGCAATTCTGAATCATCCTCCACATGTGCTTGGGACCATACTGATGTCACTTTTTGTGAAGGAGGGAAAGAAATGGTTATTTCTTTCACAGGATTGCTACTTGATATTCTACATCGCAATCTTCCACCAGGCTTGATTGAAGAGCATACACCAAATGATGGTATGAGTATAGATGGAAGACAGGCCTTAGAGTGGAGAATATCAATAGCTAGACATTTCATTGAGGATTGGCAGTGGCGGTTGTCAGTTTTGCAAAGTCTTCTACCATTATCTGAGTGCCAATGGGGATGGAAGGAGGCGCTGACTGTCCTACGTGCAGCCCCATCCAAGCTGCTTAACCT TTGCATGCAAAGAGCGAAGTATGACATTGGTGAAGAGGCAGTTCATCGATTTTCTTTATCAGCAGAAGATAGAGCTACCCTTGAATTGGCTGAATGGGTTGACGGTGCTGTTAGAAGAGCGTCTGAATCCAGATTG GTAGAAGATGCAGTGTCTCGTGCTGTGCATGGGACTTCAGCAGTGCAAGAcctagatttttcttctttacgaTCCCAGTTGGGTTCTTTGGCTGCA ATTCTTTTATGCATTGATGTTGCTGCAACTTCTGCGAGGTCGGCACATATGTCTCAACAACTCCTGGATCAG GCTCAAGTTATGTTATCTGAGATATATCCAGGAGCATCTCCAAAGATAGGCTCGACTTACTGGGATCAGATTCTTGAAGTGGGAATTATTTCTGTATCACGACGTGTTCTCAAGCGTCTACATGAATTCTTGGAACAA GGTGATGGTCCTGGCCTCCAGGCATTTCTGGCTGGGGAGATTATTATATCGTCATCAAAGGAGTTGCTCCGGCAGGGGCAAAGAGAACGTACTCTTGCTATTTTGCATCAGATGATTGAAGATGCTCACAGGGGGAAGCGACAGTTTCTGAGTG GTAAGCTTCATAATCTTGCAAGAGCTATTGCTGATGAAGAAACAGAGGTAAATATAGTAAAAGGTGACAACCCATATGCGGAGCGTAAACTCTTGTCTCACTTTGACAAGGAAGGGGTTCTTGGACTTGGGTTAAAAGTTGCAAAACAGACACCCAAAAGCTCTGCTGGTGGAGAAACTAGCTTGCAGTCTGTTGGTTATGATATAAAAGATACAGGGAAGAGATTGTTTGGTCCTTTGAGTGCTAAGCCTACAACGTATCTTTCACAATTTATTCTCCATATTGCTGCAATTGGTGACATAGTTGATGGCACTGATACAACTCATGATTTCAACTTTTTCTCACTCGTTTATGAATGGCCTAAAGAT CTTCTAACTCGTTTAGTCTTTGACCGAGGCAGCACTGACGCAGCTGGAAAGGTTGCTGACATTATGTGTGCTGATTTTGTCCATGAAGTTATTTCAGCATGTGTACCTCCTGTTTATCCACCTCGGTCTGGTCATGCATGGGCTTGCATTCCTGTCGCTGCTACCTTCCATAAGAGTTATGCAGAGAATAAAGTGTTGTCTCCAGCCTGCAAAGAAGCTAAGCCTAATTGCTACAGTAGTTTCTCAGCAACTCCTGGAATTCCTTTGTACCCCCTCCAGTTGGATATTGTAAAACATCTCGTTAAAATATCCCCAGTGAGGGCTGTGCTAGCATGTGTTTTTGGGAGGAGTATATTATACAGTGGCAGTGACTCTTCTATTTCTGGTTCCATGGATGATGGTTCATTGCAGGAACCTGACAATGACAGACTATTTTATGAATTTGCTCTTGATCAATCTGAGAG ATTCCCCACTTTAAACCGGTGGATACAAATGCAAACGAACCTCCATCGAGTTTCAGAGTTTGCTGTGACATCTGGACGAAAAGCTGATGCTGGTGAGGTTAAAGCCGACACAAGGGTTGCTATTAAGAGATTTCGTGAGCGAGATAGTGATACCGAGTCAGAAGTTGATGACACTTTTGGTAGCAGTACTATTTCAACTACTTTGCCAGACCTTGGCAGTCAAGGTGGTTCAGCTCCTGAACCACAAGAGGACTCCTCAAAATCTGACGCAGTTGAACTGGACACTACAGCTTTTCTCTCCCTGGATTGGGAAAATGAAGAACCTTATGAGAAAGCAGTGGAGAG ATTGATCAGTGAAGGAAAATTAATGGATGCTCTTGCACTTTCGGATCGCTTTTTACGTGATGGAGCCTCGAACCAGTTACTTCAATTACTCATTGAACGCAGAGAAGAAGACCATCCATTCTCTGGACCTCAAGGTTATGGGGGGCATCGTATCTGGAGCAATAGCTGGCAGTATTGCTTGCGATTGAAGGATAAACAACTGGCAGCTAGACTTGCCCTCAA GTATATGCACAGATGGGAACTTGATGCTGCTCTAGATGTACTCACCATGTGCAGCTGCCACCTACCAGAGAGTGATCCAGTCAGGAATGAG GTCTTGCAAAGGAGAAAGGCTTTGCAAAGGTACAACCATATATTAACTGCAGATGATCATTATAGCAGCTGGCAAGAG GTTGAGGAAGAGTGTAAGAAAGATCCTGAAGGCTTGGCACTCAGATTAGCTGGGAAAGGAGCTGTTTCTGCTGCCCTAGAAGTGGCCGAGAGTGCAGGACTGTCAACAGACTTGAGGAGAGAACTCAAGGGTCGGCAACTTGTGAAACTTCTTACTGCAGACCCACTCAATGGAGGGGGTCCTGCAGAAGCTTCACGCTTTCTTTCTTCACTACGTGATTCAGATGATGCTTTACCAGTTGCAATGGGTGCAATGCAGCTATTACCCAACCTGCGTTCAAAGCAACTTCTT gTACACTTTTTCCTTAAACGAAGAGATGGGAATCTGTCAGATGTCGAGGTTGCCCGGCTTAACTCATGGGCTTTGGGCCTTCGTGTTCTTGCTGCCCTGCCATTGCCATGGCAGCAAAGGTGTTCTTCCCTGCATGAGCACCCGCATTTGATATTGGAGGTTCTTCTGATGAGGAAACAGCTGCAGTCTGCTGCTCTG ATCCTTAAAGAATTTCCTTCTCTGAGAGACAACATTTTAGTTGTTTCATATGCTGCTAAAGCAATTGCTGTTATTATTAACTCTCCCGCCAGAGAACCACGGATCTCTGTATCTGGAACAAGACCAAAACCTAAAACGAGAGCAGGTGTGCCTGCAAGGTCATCTTTTACTAGCAGTTTAAATAACTTGCAAAAAGAGGCTCGCAGAGCCTTTTCTTGGGCCCCACGAAATAATGGAGATAAGAATGCTACAAAAGATTCTTATCGCAAAAGAAAGAGTTCTGGTTTGCCACCAACTGAAAGAGTGGCATGGGAGGCAATGACTGGAATTCAAGAGGATCATGCATCATCATATTCTACAGATGGGCAGGAACGGCTCCCATCAGTTTCAATTGCTGAGGAATGGATGCTTACTGGTGATGCTATTAAGGATGAAGCTGTTCGCACATCACACCGATATGAAAGTGCCCCTGACATTATACTTTTTAAG GCGCTGCTATCATTGTGTTCTGATGAATTGATGGCCGCCAAAAGTGCTCTGGATTTATGTATGAATCAGATGAAGAATGTTTTGAGTGCAAGACAGTTATCGGAGAATGCATCGACAGAAACAATTGGTAGAGCATATCATGCGACAGAGACATTTGTTCAG GGGCTACTTTATACTAAATCCTTGCTGAGGAAGCTTGTTGGGGGGAGTGACTTGTCAAGTAATTCTGAAAGAAGTAGGGATGCTGATGATGCCTCTTCAGATGCTGGTAACTCTAGTGTAGGCAGTCAGTCCACAGATGAACCATCTGAAATCTTGTCACAGGCAGACATTTGGCTAGGACGTGCTGAGTTGCTCCAAAGCCTTCTGGGATCAGGAATTGCTGCTTCTCTTGAGGATATTGCTGATAAAGAGTCATCTGCTCGTCTCCGTGACAGGTTGATTGTTGATGAACAGTACAGCATGGCTGTATATACTTGCCGGAAGTGTAAG ATTGATGTTTTCCCTGTGTGGAATGCATGGGGACATGCTTTGATTCGGATGGAACACTATGCGCAAGCTCGAGTGAAATTCAA GCAAGCTCTTCAATTGCACAAGGGTGACCCTACTGCCATCATTCAAGAAATTATCAATACAATTGAAGGAGGTCCACCAGTGGATGTGTCAGCTGTTCGTTCTAT GTATGAACATTTGGCCAGAAGTGCACCAACCATCTTGGATGATTCTCTTTCAGCTGATTCATATCTCAATGTTCTGAACATGCCATCTACATTTCCACGTTCAGAGAGATCTAGGCGTTATCAAGAATCTGCAAATAATAACTCAGCTTACAGCTCTGAGTTTGAAGATGGACCTCGCAGCAATTTGGACAGTGTTCGTTATGTTGAGTGCGTTAATTATTTACAAGAA TATGCTCGTCAGCATTTGCTTGGATTTATGTTCAGACATGGCCACTACACTGATGCCTGCATGTTGTTCTTTCCACAAAATGCTGTTCCACCACCTCCTCAACCTTCAGCCATGGGAGTAGCAACTTCATCTTCATCGCCACAAAGATTAGACCCCTTAGCAACTGATTATGGGAATATTGATGATTTGTGTGACTTGTGTATTGGTTATGGGGCCATGAATGTTCTTGAAGAAGTGATATCGACAAGAATAGCATCTGCAAAACAACAGGATGTAAACCAGCATACTGCTGCAGTCCTTGCACGTATTTGCACCTATTGTGAAACTCATAGGCATTTCAATTATCTCTACCAGTTTCAG GTAATCAAGAAAGATCATGTTGCTGCTGGACTATGTTGTATTCAGTTATTTATGAATTCTTTTTCACAAGAGGAAGCTGTTAAACACTTGGAGAATGCAAAG ATGCATTTTGATGAAGGATTATCAGCTCGATACAAAGGTGGAGACTCTACAAAACTTGTCACCAAGGGTGTTCGAGGAAAAAGTGCCTCTGAGAAGCTCACAGAAGAAGGACTTGTTAAGTTTTCTGCTAGGGTTTCAATCCAG GTGGAAGTTGTGAAATCCTCTAATGATTCAGATGGACCTCAGTGGAAACATTCTCTATTTGGAAACCCAAATGATACAGAAACCTTTAG GAGAAGGTGTGAGATTGCAGAAACACTCGTTGAAAAGAACTTCGATTTGGCTTTCCAAATAATCTATGAATTTAATCTTCCAG CTGTTGATATATATGCTGGTGTTGCTGCATCACTTGCTGAGAGAAAAAGAGGCAGCCAGTTGActgaattttttagaaatattaaagggactattgatgatgatgattgggATCAG GTCTTGGGAGCTGCAATAAACATATATGCTAATAAACATAAAGAACGTCCTGACCGTCTCATCGGCATGTTAACCAGCAGTCAcag GAAGGTGCTGGCTTGTGTTGTCTGTGGTCGTCTAAAGAGTGCATTTCAAATTGCGTCTCGAAGTGGAAGTGTGGCTGATGTTCAATATGTTGCTCATCAG GCATTACATGCAAATGCACTGCCAGTACTTGATATGTGCAAACAGTGGTTGGCACAATACATGTAA